The Leptolyngbyaceae cyanobacterium genome window below encodes:
- a CDS encoding cytochrome c biogenesis protein CcdA, which yields MNTDDLGWRRLHKWIFPAFLFVGTVLLILIANRFSELSSGVDRIISLIENSYQQWFEQRNTSNPVVLISLAFLGGLLASFSPCILALLPVNLSYIGTLKITSRWDAFRKAGLFVLGAVTVLSLFGLLSSFATTIIVDFKGVVHLIVGAIILVMGFSFAGLIHLPLPSAQISLPLNGPYAVGLTFALVSSPCASPVLFAVLAAAAATNSQFLSVMTMVSYALGYTAIIFLSSLFTGFVKQSRVLLHHSDWVIRLGSATLMLAGGYYVVSGIRWFF from the coding sequence ATGAACACAGATGATTTGGGATGGCGACGTTTACACAAGTGGATTTTTCCTGCATTTTTGTTTGTTGGCACGGTACTGTTGATTCTGATTGCTAATCGATTTAGTGAACTTTCTAGCGGAGTCGATCGCATAATTTCTTTAATTGAAAATAGCTATCAGCAGTGGTTCGAGCAACGCAACACCAGCAACCCGGTCGTTCTAATATCTTTAGCATTTTTAGGAGGATTGCTAGCCAGTTTTTCTCCCTGCATTTTGGCACTTTTGCCAGTCAATTTGAGCTATATCGGCACGCTGAAAATTACCTCTCGTTGGGATGCTTTTCGCAAAGCGGGATTATTCGTTTTGGGCGCAGTGACGGTATTAAGTTTATTTGGGTTGCTTTCCTCATTTGCTACTACAATTATTGTCGATTTTAAGGGTGTGGTACATCTGATTGTCGGTGCAATCATTTTAGTGATGGGATTCAGTTTTGCCGGACTGATTCATCTACCCTTACCATCCGCACAAATTTCTTTACCCTTAAATGGGCCATACGCTGTCGGTTTAACTTTTGCTCTCGTCAGTTCCCCTTGCGCTAGTCCAGTTTTGTTTGCCGTTTTAGCTGCCGCTGCTGCCACCAATTCCCAATTTCTCAGCGTAATGACAATGGTAAGTTATGCCTTGGGCTATACGGCGATCATCTTCCTTTCCAGTTTGTTTACAGGTTTTGTCAAACAAAGTCGAGTGTTGCTGCATCATTCCGACTGGGTGATTCGCTTGGGTAGTGCTACGTTGATGTTGGCAGGGGGATACTATGTGGTCAGTGGAATTCGCTGGTTCTTCTAA
- a CDS encoding ATP-binding protein → MIQKGMRDKLRSLLPIFSARLSQRIVFWVFVSIVVVEAIILVPSVYRRKQELLSQLSEIVDGKVEVIQLYSGNSSDKEVFAHIQQLERVSAVLGGKLYRPNGDLVGEFGESPELSLSLVNRSGIWQRENWNGIRFDVARSLSLSGKKYILILRYDSSHIGQELQAFIWRITGLVLLISVFVTITTMIVLSLLVINPILLLRRDLLVAGESVTNNSSIPKFQSSVYHISDELKEVIAAFEKMYRQIYEEITHRQKSENALRESEVNLKERAQQLQQTLQELRQTQVHLIQSEKMSSLGQLVAGIAHEINNPVSFIDGNLQHALNYFQSLLQLLEEYQQAFPEATPTIQQSIEDIDLDFLLRDLPKLLESMKSGTERIREIVISLRSFSRLDEAEIKTVDIHAGIDSTLAILQSRLKDNADYPEIQTILNYGNLPPVECYPGQLNQVFLQILTNAIDSLESRFANNPLEKMPTIQIYTEVINDRAVIRIVDNGIGITEEVQKRLFDPFFTTKAVGKGTGLGLAVSYQIVVDLHQGEIECISADGEGAEFAIKIPICQRITEKSSKL, encoded by the coding sequence TTGATTCAAAAAGGCATGAGGGATAAATTGCGATCGCTTCTGCCCATTTTTTCCGCCCGCCTATCCCAACGCATCGTGTTTTGGGTATTTGTCAGCATCGTGGTGGTGGAAGCAATTATCCTCGTTCCTTCAGTTTACAGGCGCAAGCAAGAGTTGCTGTCTCAGCTCTCAGAGATTGTCGATGGCAAAGTAGAAGTAATCCAGCTTTACAGCGGTAATTCTAGCGATAAGGAAGTTTTCGCTCATATTCAGCAATTAGAACGAGTTTCTGCTGTTTTGGGCGGTAAGTTATATCGCCCAAACGGAGATTTAGTGGGCGAGTTTGGCGAATCCCCAGAATTATCATTATCTTTAGTCAACAGATCGGGGATATGGCAGCGAGAAAATTGGAACGGTATCCGATTCGATGTAGCGCGATCGCTTTCTCTTTCTGGTAAAAAATATATCCTAATTTTGCGATACGACAGTTCTCACATCGGGCAAGAACTGCAAGCTTTCATTTGGCGAATTACTGGATTGGTATTATTAATTTCAGTCTTTGTTACAATCACCACAATGATTGTTTTGAGTTTGCTGGTAATCAATCCCATTCTTTTACTGAGACGCGATTTATTAGTAGCTGGCGAGTCAGTAACAAATAATTCATCTATACCAAAATTTCAGTCATCTGTCTATCATATTTCAGATGAATTAAAAGAGGTGATTGCAGCATTTGAGAAGATGTATCGGCAAATTTATGAAGAAATTACTCACCGTCAGAAATCGGAAAATGCTTTGCGGGAATCGGAAGTAAATTTAAAAGAGCGAGCGCAACAACTGCAACAAACTTTACAAGAATTACGACAAACTCAAGTCCATCTGATCCAGAGCGAAAAAATGTCTTCTCTCGGTCAGCTTGTAGCGGGAATCGCCCATGAAATTAACAATCCAGTTAGTTTCATTGATGGCAATTTACAACACGCTTTAAATTACTTTCAATCACTTTTACAACTACTCGAAGAATATCAACAAGCATTTCCAGAAGCCACTCCTACTATTCAGCAATCAATTGAAGATATCGATTTAGATTTTCTGTTACGAGATCTGCCAAAGTTACTGGAGTCAATGAAATCGGGAACAGAACGCATTCGCGAGATCGTCATATCTTTGCGTTCCTTCTCTCGATTAGATGAAGCAGAAATTAAAACCGTCGATATTCACGCCGGAATTGATAGCACGCTAGCGATTTTACAAAGCCGCCTCAAAGATAATGCCGATTATCCAGAAATTCAAACGATTTTAAACTACGGAAATCTGCCACCTGTTGAATGTTATCCAGGACAGTTAAATCAGGTGTTTTTACAAATTTTGACAAATGCGATCGACTCTTTGGAATCACGCTTCGCCAACAATCCGCTGGAAAAAATGCCAACCATTCAAATTTATACAGAAGTAATCAACGATCGCGCAGTAATTCGCATTGTTGATAATGGAATTGGCATCACAGAAGAAGTACAAAAACGGTTATTCGATCCATTTTTTACCACAAAAGCAGTCGGAAAAGGTACGGGACTGGGATTGGCAGTTAGTTATCAAATCGTAGTCGATCTTCACCAAGGAGAAATAGAATGTATTTCAGCAGATGGAGAAGGAGCAGAATTTGCCATTAAAATTCCTATTTGTCAAAGAATAACTGAAAAATCAAGCAAATTATGA
- a CDS encoding response regulator transcription factor produces the protein MHILYVEDEAKIANFVRTGLKEQGFVVDYCENGDEGYARAIDNDYDVIVLDIMLPGKDGLSILKNLRQAKRNVPIILLTARNELDDRIAGLNLGADDYLSKPFFVEELVARIHAVVRRTSGERQNLLAVGPIQLDRITREVTCHQHTVELTTREFNLLEYLMRSPGRVFTRTQILEHVWGYDFNPNTNVVDVCIQRIRKKIDSSEGSSWIESVRGVGYRFRNLNV, from the coding sequence ATGCACATCTTGTACGTTGAAGACGAAGCAAAAATCGCGAACTTTGTCCGTACTGGCTTGAAAGAGCAAGGTTTTGTGGTTGATTACTGCGAAAATGGCGATGAAGGTTATGCTCGTGCGATCGATAACGATTATGATGTCATCGTACTTGACATCATGCTGCCGGGAAAAGACGGATTATCGATCCTGAAGAACTTGCGACAAGCAAAGCGGAACGTACCCATAATTTTACTTACCGCACGGAATGAATTAGACGATCGCATTGCTGGTTTAAATCTCGGTGCAGATGACTATTTATCTAAGCCATTTTTTGTGGAAGAGTTGGTGGCTCGCATTCATGCGGTAGTGCGTCGAACTTCTGGAGAACGGCAAAACCTGCTGGCTGTTGGGCCGATTCAACTCGATCGCATTACGCGAGAAGTTACCTGCCATCAGCATACTGTAGAATTGACTACTCGCGAATTCAATCTCTTAGAATATCTGATGCGTTCTCCCGGACGAGTTTTTACTCGCACCCAAATTTTAGAGCACGTTTGGGGTTATGATTTCAATCCTAATACGAATGTGGTTGATGTGTGCATTCAACGCATTCGGAAAAAAATCGACTCCTCAGAGGGATCGAGTTGGATCGAAAGCGTGCGAGGTGTTGGTTATCGTTTTCGTAATTTGAATGTTTAG
- a CDS encoding sigma-70 family RNA polymerase sigma factor produces the protein MWSVEFAGSSNMTLSDRSDTELIRALQSGDLSALGILYNRYGEAVYRLALRILSNAQEAEDLTQEVFLTFWRTGSYDPNRGAVLVFLLTMTRSRAINRLHQARSQQQLLQRFKRSSPIDASDVPMEHASLKELSHRVSEALQTLPENQRQVLEMAYYDGLSQSEITQQLNIPLGTVKTRSRQGLLKLRQLLKDLVE, from the coding sequence ATGTGGTCAGTGGAATTCGCTGGTTCTTCTAACATGACACTTAGCGATCGCTCAGATACCGAGCTTATTCGAGCTTTGCAATCCGGTGACCTGTCTGCCTTGGGAATTCTTTACAATCGTTATGGGGAAGCTGTTTACCGTTTGGCATTGCGGATTTTGAGCAATGCACAGGAAGCAGAAGACTTGACTCAAGAGGTATTTCTCACTTTTTGGCGGACGGGAAGTTACGATCCGAATCGGGGTGCGGTACTGGTGTTTCTATTAACAATGACCAGATCGCGAGCCATCAACCGCTTACATCAAGCGCGATCGCAACAACAACTTTTGCAACGCTTCAAACGCAGTAGCCCGATCGATGCTTCCGATGTACCAATGGAACACGCTTCCCTAAAAGAGCTTTCCCATCGTGTTTCTGAAGCCTTGCAAACATTACCTGAAAACCAACGGCAGGTGTTAGAAATGGCTTACTATGATGGACTTAGCCAATCAGAAATTACTCAACAGCTAAATATTCCATTGGGAACGGTAAAAACGCGATCGCGCCAGGGATTACTAAAGCTGAGACAACTGTTAAAAGATTTGGTGGAGTAA
- a CDS encoding heavy metal-responsive transcriptional regulator, translating into MLAQEPLKLIGSVARESGVPIKTIRYYEELGLLKPSDRTEGKYRLFDSDVLNRLRFIKRAQKLGLTLAEIKEFLNIHDRGDLPCDRVKVKLQNQLQAIDEQIQQLLMLKLQLEGLLSDSETINQTIEETICPIIESA; encoded by the coding sequence ATGTTAGCCCAAGAACCGCTGAAACTGATTGGTTCAGTTGCTAGAGAAAGCGGCGTACCAATTAAAACCATTCGCTATTATGAGGAGTTAGGTTTACTCAAACCCTCAGATAGAACAGAGGGTAAGTATAGATTATTTGATTCTGATGTTTTGAATCGCTTGAGATTTATCAAACGCGCTCAAAAACTTGGGCTAACTTTAGCAGAAATTAAGGAATTTTTGAATATTCACGATCGGGGAGATTTGCCCTGCGATCGCGTAAAAGTTAAGCTGCAAAATCAGTTACAAGCCATAGATGAGCAGATTCAACAACTACTCATGCTGAAACTTCAGTTAGAAGGGCTACTTTCCGATTCTGAAACAATTAATCAGACGATCGAGGAAACTATTTGCCCGATTATTGAAAGCGCTTAA
- a CDS encoding Spy/CpxP family protein refolding chaperone encodes MRINRLLLLSAVPLLIGAFAVTIPDKTTANQSNLIAQDAPPPGGKPEGGRRGGRGFGRIPGLTDAQRTQLDQIRQSTRQQMDAILTAEQKEQMRVAREQRQRPNITLTEDQKARMRQVREDAKRRMEAVLTPEQRQQMEQMRQQRMQRRQQGGSQQQS; translated from the coding sequence ATGCGGATTAATCGGCTACTACTACTATCTGCCGTACCTCTTCTGATTGGTGCTTTTGCTGTTACCATTCCAGACAAGACAACAGCCAATCAGTCTAACCTAATAGCACAAGATGCACCTCCACCAGGCGGAAAACCAGAAGGTGGAAGGAGAGGAGGCAGAGGTTTTGGCAGAATTCCAGGGCTGACTGACGCGCAAAGAACGCAACTAGATCAAATCCGACAATCTACTCGCCAGCAGATGGATGCCATTCTAACAGCCGAACAAAAAGAACAAATGCGGGTAGCGCGCGAGCAACGGCAACGTCCCAATATAACTCTTACCGAAGACCAAAAAGCTAGAATGAGACAAGTTCGCGAGGATGCAAAGCGGAGAATGGAAGCTGTCCTGACCCCTGAGCAACGGCAACAAATGGAACAAATGCGCCAGCAACGGATGCAACGCCGTCAACAAGGGGGCAGTCAACAACAATCTTAA
- a CDS encoding anti-sigma factor has product MEPLEHSEQLEHLLAGYVLGDLTPEEAARVYQLIESDPNLAAEVHHLQSTLALLPLSLPSAKPPENLRSRILQAARDPNSAEISKSKSKFNHWIGSHKWKLAVAWGSLAAILVAGLGIETYRLHQKLAIANSENQRLDGELKTARATLDRIGQENLVTSHQELSRYREVVNLLRQPNKRFLNLRGMDSMPSSSGSLVIAPRTDTAILLLQDVPSLPKGKVYRMWAFVNGKKMSCAEFQPNEKGQVFLQLPLDKWGGTTKVVVTIEPDREIDQPTGEKVIIGT; this is encoded by the coding sequence ATGGAACCCCTCGAACATTCCGAACAATTAGAACATTTGTTAGCAGGTTACGTTCTTGGCGACCTCACTCCGGAAGAAGCTGCGCGAGTTTATCAACTGATCGAGAGCGATCCGAATCTGGCAGCTGAAGTGCATCATCTTCAGTCTACCTTAGCATTACTTCCGCTTTCTCTCCCTTCTGCCAAACCCCCTGAAAATTTGCGATCGCGAATTCTGCAAGCTGCACGAGATCCTAATTCTGCTGAAATATCTAAATCTAAATCTAAATTTAATCATTGGATCGGAAGCCATAAATGGAAATTGGCTGTAGCATGGGGAAGTTTAGCGGCTATTTTAGTAGCTGGTTTGGGAATTGAAACTTACCGACTGCATCAAAAATTAGCGATCGCAAACTCAGAAAATCAACGTTTAGATGGAGAATTGAAAACAGCCAGAGCAACTCTCGATCGAATCGGTCAAGAAAACTTAGTCACATCCCATCAAGAATTATCCCGCTATCGAGAAGTCGTCAATTTGTTGCGCCAACCAAATAAACGATTTCTCAATCTCAGAGGAATGGATTCGATGCCTTCATCCTCTGGTAGTTTGGTGATCGCACCCCGCACCGATACCGCTATTTTACTACTTCAAGATGTGCCTTCTTTACCAAAGGGTAAAGTTTATCGGATGTGGGCATTTGTGAATGGTAAAAAGATGTCTTGTGCAGAATTTCAGCCGAATGAGAAAGGACAAGTATTTTTGCAACTGCCATTAGATAAATGGGGAGGAACAACCAAAGTTGTGGTTACAATTGAACCAGACCGGGAAATCGACCAACCGACTGGAGAAAAGGTTATCATCGGGACTTAA
- a CDS encoding thioredoxin family protein: MKSHFKPFSLLSLGIGSIVAILGVTTILNVSISEVSNAREIRVAAATAKPLAQELQGKPVVVDIYATWCAGCKNIAPTLSRLKQEYRDKAHFVVFDVTDRNTTQAAEAKARQLGLSEFLAANKSQTSMVAIIDPATGTILKQFRNNPNQADYKAVLDTAISQMAKK, translated from the coding sequence ATGAAAAGCCATTTCAAACCATTTTCACTATTGAGTTTGGGTATCGGTAGCATCGTTGCCATCCTTGGTGTAACGACAATATTAAATGTGTCAATCTCAGAAGTGAGTAATGCCAGAGAAATTCGTGTAGCTGCGGCAACAGCAAAACCTTTAGCACAGGAATTACAAGGAAAACCCGTAGTAGTTGATATTTATGCAACTTGGTGTGCTGGATGTAAAAATATTGCTCCTACTTTATCTCGACTGAAACAAGAGTATCGAGATAAAGCACATTTCGTTGTATTTGACGTAACCGATCGCAATACCACTCAAGCAGCAGAAGCAAAAGCCAGACAATTAGGTTTAAGCGAATTCTTAGCAGCAAATAAATCTCAAACCTCAATGGTTGCCATTATCGATCCCGCAACTGGCACGATTCTTAAACAATTCCGCAATAATCCCAACCAAGCGGATTACAAAGCAGTTCTCGATACTGCGATCTCTCAGATGGCGAAGAAATAA